From Eretmochelys imbricata isolate rEreImb1 chromosome 26, rEreImb1.hap1, whole genome shotgun sequence, the proteins below share one genomic window:
- the NEFM gene encoding neurofilament medium polypeptide, whose translation MSYTLDTLGNPSYRRMTESRAIYSRASASPSSGFRSQSWSRGSPSTASSPYKRSALGAPRVSYSSAVLSSSESLDLSQSSLLNGAGDFKLSRSSEKEQLQGLNDRFAGYIEKVHGLEQQNRAIEAEIAALRQKQAGRSQLGDAYEQELRELRRALEQVNHEKAQLQLDSEHVEEDIQRFKERFEEEARLRDETEATIRALRKDMEEASLVKAELDKKVQSLQDEVAFLRGNHEEEVAELLAQIQASHITVERKDYMKTDITAALKEIRSQLECHSDQNMHQAEEWFKCRYAKLTEAAEHNKEAIRTAKEEIAEYRRQLQSKSVELESVRGTKESLERQLNDIEERHSNDLSTYQDTIQQLENELRGTKWEMARHLREYQDLLNVKMALDIEIAAYRKLLEGEETRFSAFSGSITGPTFTHRQPTVTISSSKIQKSKAEPPKLKVQHKFVEEIIEETKVEDEKSEMDDALVAIAEELATGARQEEQKKEEEAVEEEIVAEKKAPVKAAAPKAEEEEEEEEKGEEEEEEEEEEEAAKSDEAEEGGSEKEEAEEKSEKEEGEEAEQEEEEEGEAEAKGKEAEVETKKEKEPEGKSKEEAEKAAVEEKVEKVKASLAKSPPKSPAAEEAVEEQKASREEAEEGESEEQKVEKEGKEKETKEEKPGSPEKPGSPEKPGSPVKEEKAAVEETISVTKVTKVSVEKESKMKEGGSEGEESDQASKGSMKEDIAVNGEVDEKEEEKSKEKEVEEEDKGVVTNGLDVSPSEEKKGKSEEKVVVTKKVEKITSDGADSTTKYITKSVTVTQKVEEHEETFEEKMVSTKKVEKVTSHAVIKQVQDSD comes from the exons ATGAGCTACACCCTGGACACGCTCGGCAACCCCTCCTACCGGAGGATGACCGAGAGCCGGGCCATCTACAGCCGGGCCAGCGCCTCCCCGTCCAGCGGCTTCAGGTCGCAGTCCTGGTCCCGGGGCTCCCCGAGCACCGCCTCCTCCCCGTACAAGCGCAGCGCCCTGGGCGCGCCGCGGGTGTCCTACAGCTCCGCGGTGCTGAGCTCCTCCGAGAGCCTGGACCTCAGCCAGTCCTCCCTGCTCAACGGGGCCGGGGACTTCAAGCTGAGCCGCTCCAGCGagaaggagcagctgcaggggctGAACGACCGCTTCGCCGGCTACATCGAGAAGGTGCACGGCCTGGAGCAGCAGAACCGGGCGATCGAGGCGGAGATCGCCGCCCTGCGCCAGAAGCAAGCCGGGCGCTCGCAGCTGGGCGACGCCTACGAGCAGGAGCTGCGGGAGCTGCGCCGCGCCCTGGAGCAGGTGAACCACGAGAAGGCGCAGCTCCAGCTGGACTCGGAGCACGTGGAGGAGGACATCCAGCGCTTCAAGGAGCGCTTCGAGGAGGAGGCCCGGCTGCGCGACGAGACCGAAGCCACCATCCGCGCCCTGCGCAAGGACATGGAGGAGGCCTCCCTGGTCAAGGCGGAGCTGGACAAGAAGGTGCAGTCGCTGCAGGACGAGGTGGCCTTCCTGCGGGGCAACCACGAGGAGGAGGTGGCCGAGCTCCTCGCCCAGATCCAGGCGTCCCACATCACGGTGGAGAGGAAGGACTACATGAAGACCGACATCACCGCCGCCCTCAAGGAGATCCGCAGCCAGCTGGAGTGCCACTCCGACCAGAACATGCACCAAGCCGAGGAGTGGTTCAAGTGTCGCTATGCCAAGCTCACCGAGGCGGCGGAGCACAACAAAGAGGCCATCCGCACGGCCAAGGAGGAGATCGCCGAGTACAGGAGGCAGCTGCAGTCCAAGAGCGTGGAGCTGGAGTCGGTGCGGGGCACCAAGGAGTCCTTGGAGAGGCAGCTGAACGACATCGAGGAGCGCCACAGCAACGATCTCTCGACCTACCAG GACACAATTCAGCAGTTGGAAAACGAGCTGAGgggtacaaaatgggaaatggcacGTCATTTGAGGGAATACCAGGATCTCCTCAATGTCAAGATGGCGCTGGATATTGAAATTGCTGCATACAG GAAACTACTGGAGGGTGAAGAGACAAGATTCAGTGCCTTCTCGGGAAGCATTACTGGTCCCACATTTACACACAGGCAACCCACGGTCACAATATCATCTAGTAAAATACAGAAATCAAAAGCTGAGCCACCAAAGCTAAAGGTCCAGCACAAATTTGTAGAAGAAATCATTGAAGAGACAAAGGTGGAGGATGAAAAGTCTGAAATGGATGATGCCCTGGTAGCCATTGCAGAGGAACTGGCAACCGGAGCCAGGCAGGAAGAACAGAAGAAGGAAGAAGAAGCAGTGGAAGAGGAAATTGTAGCTGAGAAGAAAGCTCCAGTGAAAGCAGCTGCACCCAAagctgaagaagaagaggaggaggaggagaagggagaagaagaggaggaggaggaggaggaggaggaggctgcaaaATCTGATGAAGCAGAAGAAGGAGGTTCTGAAAAAGAAGAAGCAGAGGAAAAGAGTGAAAAGGAAGAGGGTGAGGAGGCTgagcaggaagaagaagaagaaggcgAGGCCGAAGCCAAGGGAAAAGAAGCTGAGGTGGAGactaagaaagaaaaggaacctGAAGGGAAGAGCAAGGAAGAGGCTGAAAAGGCTGCAGTAGAAGAGAAGGTGGAAAAAGTGAAAGCGTCTTTAGCAAAATCTCCACCTAAATCTCCTGCAGCAGAAGAGGCTGTGGAAGAACAGAAGGCATCAAGAGAAGAAGCTGAAGAAGGAGAAAGTGAAGAACAGAAAGTGGAGAAGGAAGGTaaagagaaggaaacaaaggAGGAGAAGCCGGGATCCCCAGAGAAGCCAGGATCCCCAGAGAAGCCGGGATCCccagtgaaagaagaaaaggctGCGGTGGAAGAGACCATCTCGGTCACAAAGGTAACAAAAGTCAGTGTAGAGAAAGAGTCCAAAATGAaggaagggggcagtgaaggagaggaaagtgaccaggcCTCCAAGGGGTCCATGAAAGAAGACATTGCAGTGAATGGGGAGGTggatgagaaggaggaggagaaatccAAAGAAAAAGAAGTGGAGGAGGAAGACAAGGGTGTGGTCACCAATGGCCTGGATGTGAGTCCATCTgaagagaagaaagggaagagcgAAGAGAAAGTTGTGGTCACCAAAAAGGTGGAGAAAATCACGAGCGACGGTGCGGACAGTACAACCAAATACATCACCAAGTCTGTGACAGTCACCCAAAAGGTAGAGGAGCATGAGGAAACTTTTGAAGAGAAAATGGTTTCCACCAAGAAGGTTGAGAAAGTCACTTCTCATGCTGTAATAAAGCAAGTACAAGACAGCGACtaa